The following coding sequences are from one Luteimonas sp. S4-F44 window:
- the fliS gene encoding flagellar export chaperone FliS, with product MMPRNYAQQYRQTQLEGAVMEADPHRLVALLLAGACERIRLAEACLERGDQARKGKAIGEACAIVGHLDGSLDHEAGGEIAANLSSLYDYIVRRLTEANLQNDPAGLRESLALLAEVDAAWAAIGPGKAASTATGASA from the coding sequence ATGATGCCCCGCAACTACGCCCAGCAGTACCGTCAGACGCAGTTGGAGGGCGCCGTCATGGAGGCCGATCCGCACCGGCTGGTCGCCCTGTTGCTGGCTGGCGCGTGCGAGCGCATCCGCCTGGCCGAAGCCTGCCTGGAACGTGGCGATCAGGCGCGCAAGGGCAAGGCGATCGGTGAGGCCTGCGCGATCGTCGGCCATCTCGACGGTTCGCTCGACCACGAGGCCGGCGGCGAGATCGCCGCCAATCTGTCCTCGCTCTACGACTACATCGTGCGTCGGCTGACCGAAGCCAACCTGCAGAACGATCCTGCAGGCCTGCGCGAATCGCTGGCACTGCTGGCCGAGGTCGATGCCGCCTGGGCCGCCATCGGGCCCGGCAAGGCGGCGAGCACAGCGACCGGCGCATCGGCATGA
- the fliD gene encoding flagellar filament capping protein FliD — protein sequence MADYSFGYGGVGSGLDISGIVNQLVAADRAPHDNRLNKLETNAKFKLSGLGTVTSAFDGLKTALDALQKPEALGARTVSSRSTTGTAPTGTITDTVLGATVGGNTPLGRYEVVVEQLATAHKLVGDGLDKTTKFGAGTLRVGIGADVVEVTVAKDATLTDIRNAITAAAGKHGVQAALLTSDEGQHLSLGSAKTGAAHAITLSVIEGDSDLHGLVDGLTEQVPAADAKLSIDGLVTTSASNTVTDAVQGLTLKLKDAGTSIVEVAANPAGSRAAVEGFVKAYNAALNAITTATSYNAETKTPSSLTGDAQMRGAGSQLRGMMSELLGELAAQGLDAKTLGLQTQGHPNPNGNLVLDAAKFDAAMAENPAKIAAAFTGETGIASRLNVVVKTYVGKEGSFTSRKDSLDGQVKDVAKQREALETRMEGVAERYKAQFVALDKLMAQMSTTNTYLAQQLTALSAQTSQ from the coding sequence ATGGCGGACTATTCCTTTGGTTACGGCGGCGTGGGCTCTGGGCTCGACATCAGCGGCATCGTCAACCAATTGGTCGCGGCCGACCGCGCGCCGCACGACAACCGCCTGAACAAACTCGAGACGAACGCCAAGTTCAAACTCTCCGGGCTGGGCACCGTGACCTCGGCCTTCGATGGGCTCAAGACCGCACTCGATGCGTTGCAAAAGCCCGAGGCGCTGGGTGCCCGGACAGTCAGCTCGCGCTCGACCACCGGCACCGCGCCGACCGGCACCATCACCGATACCGTGCTCGGCGCCACCGTCGGCGGCAATACACCGCTGGGACGCTATGAGGTCGTGGTCGAGCAACTGGCCACCGCGCACAAGCTGGTCGGCGACGGCCTCGACAAGACCACCAAGTTCGGGGCCGGCACCTTGCGGGTCGGGATCGGCGCCGATGTCGTCGAGGTGACCGTGGCCAAGGACGCCACCCTGACCGACATCCGCAATGCGATCACCGCCGCCGCCGGCAAGCACGGCGTGCAGGCCGCGCTGCTGACCTCCGACGAGGGCCAGCATCTGTCACTGGGCAGCGCCAAGACCGGTGCGGCGCATGCGATCACGCTGTCGGTGATCGAAGGCGACAGCGATCTGCATGGCCTGGTCGATGGCCTCACCGAACAGGTCCCGGCCGCCGATGCCAAGCTGTCCATCGACGGGCTGGTCACCACCAGCGCCAGCAACACCGTCACCGACGCAGTCCAGGGCCTGACCCTCAAGCTCAAGGACGCCGGCACGAGCATCGTCGAGGTCGCCGCCAACCCCGCCGGCAGCCGCGCGGCCGTCGAAGGCTTCGTCAAGGCCTACAACGCCGCTCTGAACGCGATCACCACCGCCACCAGCTACAACGCCGAGACCAAGACACCGTCGTCGCTGACCGGCGATGCGCAAATGCGCGGCGCCGGCTCGCAGTTGCGCGGGATGATGAGCGAGCTGCTTGGCGAACTCGCCGCGCAAGGGCTCGATGCCAAGACCCTGGGCCTGCAGACCCAAGGCCACCCCAATCCCAACGGCAACCTGGTGCTCGATGCCGCCAAGTTCGACGCCGCGATGGCCGAGAACCCGGCCAAGATCGCGGCGGCCTTCACCGGCGAGACCGGCATCGCCAGCCGACTCAACGTCGTGGTCAAGACTTATGTCGGCAAGGAAGGCTCATTCACCTCGCGCAAGGACAGCCTCGACGGCCAGGTCAAGGACGTCGCCAAGCAACGCGAGGCGCTGGAGACGCGGATGGAAGGTGTCGCCGAGCGCTACAAGGCGCAGTTCGTGGCGCTCGACAAGCTCATGGCGCAGATGAGCACCACCAACACCTATCTCGCCCAGCAGCTCACCGCGCTGTCGGCACAGACCTCACAGTGA
- a CDS encoding flagellin, translated as MSVINTNTISLNAQRNLSTNSASLSTTIQRLSSGLRINSAKDDAAGLAISERFSTQIRGANQAARNANDGISLAQTAEGALGEIGNNLQRIRELSVQSRNATNSDTDRAALNAEVQLLKSEIQRVAEQTNFNGKKLLDGSFQNQAFQVGANQGQTISVAQIANANISKLGNWNEAATAATVTGVAATGGADAGGGAATPGTLTFDTAGVADPEAAFTFSVNGTEVEIAAGAGRDAEALATAIAAGITDQAAGLTATAADGVVTFSNASDAAVALTGAITGSVAAQTEAGTFTAGSFTLQGVLPSGDSSEAITISYGAAGSASERASNLVTAINNQSYNTGVTAALDDNGNVALSSANGNFTIGASAGDDAAGLLEQTGLAAGATTNFAEGAAATGFAQLDISSERGAENAILAMDAALNSVNSARADLGAVQNRFSSVVANLQTGSENLSAARSRIVDTDFAKETAELSRTQILQQAGTAMLAQANQIPQNVLSLLR; from the coding sequence ATGTCCGTCATCAACACCAACACCATTTCACTGAACGCTCAGCGCAACCTGTCGACCAACAGCGCCAGCCTGTCGACGACGATCCAGCGCCTGTCCTCTGGCCTGCGCATCAACAGCGCCAAGGACGACGCCGCCGGCCTGGCGATTTCCGAACGCTTCAGCACCCAGATCCGCGGCGCCAACCAGGCCGCCCGCAACGCCAACGACGGCATTTCGCTGGCACAGACCGCCGAAGGCGCACTGGGCGAGATCGGCAACAACCTGCAGCGCATCCGCGAGCTGTCGGTGCAGTCGCGCAACGCCACCAACTCCGACACCGACCGCGCCGCGCTCAACGCCGAAGTCCAGCTGCTGAAGTCCGAGATCCAGCGCGTCGCCGAGCAGACCAACTTCAACGGCAAGAAGCTGCTCGACGGCAGCTTCCAGAATCAGGCGTTCCAGGTCGGTGCCAACCAGGGCCAGACGATCAGCGTCGCGCAGATCGCCAACGCCAACATCAGCAAGCTCGGCAACTGGAACGAAGCCGCCACCGCGGCCACGGTCACCGGCGTCGCCGCGACCGGCGGTGCGGATGCGGGCGGCGGCGCCGCCACGCCGGGCACGCTGACCTTCGACACCGCCGGTGTCGCCGATCCGGAAGCGGCGTTCACGTTCTCCGTCAACGGCACCGAGGTCGAGATCGCCGCGGGTGCCGGCCGTGACGCCGAGGCGCTGGCGACCGCGATCGCTGCGGGCATCACCGACCAGGCCGCAGGCCTGACGGCCACCGCCGCCGACGGCGTGGTCACCTTCAGCAACGCCTCCGACGCCGCGGTCGCGCTGACCGGCGCGATCACCGGCTCGGTCGCCGCGCAGACCGAGGCGGGCACCTTCACCGCCGGCAGCTTCACGCTGCAGGGCGTGCTGCCGTCGGGCGACAGCTCCGAGGCGATCACGATCAGCTACGGCGCCGCGGGCAGCGCGTCGGAGCGGGCCAGCAACCTGGTCACCGCGATCAATAACCAGAGCTACAACACCGGCGTGACCGCCGCGCTCGACGACAACGGCAATGTCGCCCTGTCCTCGGCGAACGGCAACTTCACGATCGGCGCCAGCGCGGGCGACGATGCCGCCGGCCTGCTCGAACAGACCGGCCTGGCCGCCGGCGCGACGACGAACTTCGCCGAAGGTGCTGCCGCCACCGGTTTCGCCCAGCTCGACATCTCGTCCGAGCGCGGCGCCGAGAACGCGATCCTGGCGATGGACGCCGCCCTGAACTCGGTCAACTCGGCCCGCGCCGACCTGGGCGCCGTGCAGAACCGCTTCAGCTCGGTCGTGGCGAACCTGCAGACCGGTTCGGAGAACCTGTCGGCCGCGCGCAGCCGCATCGTCGACACCGACTTCGCCAAGGAGACCGCTGAGCTGTCGCGCACGCAGATCCTGCAGCAGGCCGGTACCGCGATGCTGGCGCAGGCCAACCAGATCCCGCAGAACGTGCTGAGCCTGCTGCGCTGA
- the flgL gene encoding flagellar hook-associated protein FlgL: protein MSHRISTSMLYQQSIASLQSKQASLARLQQQLATGQKLLTAKDDPVGAGAAVGLDRALAELERFGKNGDAVRHRLGMQESALTQAGDIMGRITELTVRANSASLSDSDRKAIAIEITSLRDSLLEVANSPDGTGRYLFGGTQDGSPPFSRVAGSVAYGGDQTQRQVEVAPQLFVADTAPGSEIFLRVRTGDGRVDVAAQAGNTGTGRVGSFSVADSSRWDGGQYRIAFGEDGTYEVLDAAGEVVGSGTHVDGEAIDVNGVHVVVSGAPADGDTFEVGPASTRDVFATIDRLLGALALDPTTDAQRTAQQNALQGAMRDIATAQDHLIDARAAGGAQLSALDGADSLRDAQGLTIETTLSGLRDLDYADAIAQFNLEKVALDAAQLSFVQMQRLSLFDLLR, encoded by the coding sequence ATGAGCCACCGCATCTCCACCAGCATGCTCTACCAGCAGTCGATCGCCTCGCTGCAATCCAAACAAGCGTCGCTGGCACGTCTGCAGCAGCAGTTGGCCACCGGCCAGAAGCTGCTGACCGCCAAAGACGACCCGGTCGGCGCCGGTGCCGCGGTCGGGCTGGATCGCGCACTCGCCGAACTCGAACGCTTCGGCAAGAACGGCGACGCCGTGCGCCATCGGCTGGGCATGCAGGAAAGTGCGCTGACCCAAGCCGGCGATATCATGGGCCGGATCACCGAGCTGACCGTGCGCGCCAACAGCGCCTCGCTGTCGGACAGCGACCGCAAGGCGATCGCCATCGAGATCACCAGCCTGCGCGACAGCCTGCTGGAAGTGGCCAACAGCCCCGACGGCACCGGCCGCTACCTGTTCGGCGGCACCCAGGACGGCAGCCCGCCGTTCAGTCGGGTGGCCGGCAGCGTCGCCTATGGTGGCGACCAGACCCAGCGCCAGGTCGAGGTCGCGCCGCAGTTGTTCGTCGCCGACACCGCGCCCGGCAGCGAGATCTTCCTGCGCGTGCGCACTGGCGATGGCCGGGTCGATGTCGCGGCGCAGGCCGGCAACACCGGCACCGGCCGGGTCGGCAGTTTCTCGGTCGCCGATTCCTCGCGCTGGGACGGCGGTCAATACCGGATCGCGTTCGGCGAAGACGGCACCTACGAGGTCCTCGATGCCGCAGGCGAGGTCGTCGGCAGTGGCACGCATGTCGACGGCGAGGCCATCGACGTCAATGGCGTCCACGTGGTGGTCAGTGGCGCGCCGGCCGACGGCGATACTTTCGAGGTCGGCCCGGCCTCGACCCGCGACGTGTTCGCGACCATCGACCGCCTGCTCGGTGCCCTGGCGCTCGACCCGACCACCGACGCACAGCGCACCGCGCAGCAGAACGCGCTGCAGGGCGCGATGCGCGACATCGCCACCGCGCAGGACCACCTCATCGACGCCCGCGCCGCCGGCGGTGCCCAGCTGTCCGCGCTCGATGGCGCCGACAGCCTGCGCGACGCCCAGGGCCTGACGATCGAGACCACGCTCTCGGGCCTGCGCGACCTCGACTATGCCGACGCGATCGCACAGTTCAATCTCGAAAAGGTCGCGCTCGACGCGGCCCAGCTGAGCTTCGTGCAGATGCAGCGCCTGTCGTTGTTCGACCTGCTGCGCTGA
- the flgK gene encoding flagellar hook-associated protein FlgK, which produces MANVLTTGTSALIAFQRALSTVGHNVANIKTPGYSRQQVEFTTGTPQDVGVGYIGSGTRISDIRRVADDLANARLIDSGGELARLQQLSTLTGRVDSLMSESATGIAGQWSNFFDAVSALSSKASASAERQSLLGDAKALTSRFQQLHGEFGRLATEVDNGLVAGAAEVNRLAGQIAQLNARISSATTAAPDLLDQRDQLITELVGWTGGTAVPQDGGAINVFSSGGQALVVGAQASRLTTVSDPYRPERQQLALQGAGQTVRIDERAMGGRLGGLLEFRSQVLDPTQAELGRIALGLGMRFNAGHAAGVDQTGAPGGDFFSVPAPVVSGHTANTGSARLSASVADLAAVDGRNLVVQWRDGAWSASDAVTGAAVPVTGTGTADDPLRVGGIALVVDGAPAQQDRFLLQPTAQVAGGLAVAITDPGRIAAASAVRVDAALDNQGTAKPSGLRVDDAQAALTGPANIEFLDGDQYMIDGEGPFPYTPGARIEANGWSFVLDGVPAAGDTFTVGPTGAGSSDNGNAALLAGLDDLRLLDGGNVSLNGAISGLTSAVGSTARHAAYAAEAQAVVHTQAQSARDSVSGVNLDEEAANMLQLQQAYQAAAHIVSTADTLFQSILGAVRR; this is translated from the coding sequence ATGGCCAACGTCCTCACCACCGGCACCAGCGCGCTGATCGCGTTCCAGCGGGCGCTCTCGACCGTCGGCCACAATGTCGCCAACATCAAGACGCCCGGCTACAGCCGCCAGCAGGTCGAGTTCACCACCGGCACGCCGCAGGACGTCGGCGTGGGCTACATCGGCAGCGGCACTCGGATCAGCGACATCCGCCGCGTCGCCGACGACCTGGCCAATGCCCGGCTGATCGACAGCGGCGGCGAACTGGCCCGCCTGCAGCAGCTCTCCACGCTCACCGGCCGCGTCGACAGCCTGATGTCCGAGTCGGCCACCGGCATCGCCGGACAGTGGTCGAACTTCTTCGACGCGGTCAGTGCGCTGTCGTCCAAGGCCTCTGCATCGGCCGAGCGGCAGAGCCTGCTCGGCGACGCCAAGGCACTGACCTCGCGCTTCCAGCAGTTGCACGGCGAGTTCGGACGCTTGGCGACCGAAGTCGACAACGGGCTGGTCGCCGGTGCCGCCGAGGTCAACCGGCTGGCCGGCCAGATCGCCCAGCTCAACGCGCGGATCAGCAGCGCCACGACCGCCGCGCCCGACCTGCTCGACCAGCGCGATCAACTGATCACCGAGCTCGTCGGCTGGACCGGCGGCACCGCGGTGCCACAGGATGGCGGCGCGATCAACGTGTTCTCCAGCGGCGGCCAGGCGCTGGTCGTCGGCGCGCAGGCCTCGCGCCTGACCACCGTCTCCGACCCCTACCGGCCCGAGCGGCAGCAGTTGGCGCTGCAGGGCGCCGGCCAGACGGTGCGCATCGACGAGCGCGCGATGGGCGGGCGCCTGGGCGGGCTGCTTGAATTCCGCAGCCAGGTGCTGGACCCGACCCAGGCGGAACTCGGCCGGATCGCACTGGGGCTGGGCATGCGGTTCAACGCCGGGCACGCCGCCGGCGTCGATCAGACCGGCGCACCCGGCGGCGACTTCTTCAGCGTGCCCGCGCCGGTGGTCTCCGGCCACACCGCCAACACCGGGTCGGCGCGGCTGTCGGCCAGCGTCGCCGACCTCGCCGCAGTTGACGGCCGTAACCTGGTCGTGCAGTGGCGCGACGGTGCCTGGTCGGCCAGCGATGCGGTCACCGGTGCTGCGGTGCCGGTCACAGGCACCGGCACCGCCGACGATCCGCTGCGCGTGGGTGGCATCGCGCTGGTCGTCGACGGCGCGCCCGCGCAACAGGACCGATTCCTGCTGCAGCCCACCGCCCAGGTCGCCGGCGGGCTGGCGGTGGCGATCACCGATCCGGGCCGGATCGCCGCCGCAAGCGCGGTGCGTGTGGATGCCGCACTCGACAACCAGGGCACCGCCAAGCCGTCGGGTCTGCGCGTGGACGATGCCCAGGCGGCCCTCACCGGCCCGGCCAACATCGAGTTTCTCGACGGCGACCAATACATGATCGACGGCGAAGGGCCGTTCCCCTACACGCCGGGCGCGCGGATCGAGGCCAACGGCTGGTCGTTCGTCCTCGACGGCGTGCCGGCCGCGGGCGACACCTTCACCGTCGGTCCGACCGGCGCCGGCTCCAGCGACAACGGCAACGCCGCCCTGCTCGCCGGGCTCGACGACCTGCGCCTACTCGATGGCGGCAACGTCAGCCTCAACGGTGCGATCTCGGGGCTGACGTCCGCCGTCGGCTCGACCGCGCGGCACGCGGCCTATGCCGCCGAGGCACAGGCGGTGGTGCACACGCAGGCGCAGTCGGCCCGCGACAGCGTCTCGGGCGTCAATCTCGACGAAGAAGCGGCCAACATGCTGCAGCTGCAACAGGCCTACCAGGCCGCCGCGCATATCGTGTCCACCGCCGACACCCTATTCCAGTCGATCCTGGGAGCCGTTCGCCGATGA
- the flgJ gene encoding flagellar assembly peptidoglycan hydrolase FlgJ translates to MRIAPTPIALAPGQRPDAGRIDEAARQFEGVFAQMLIKSMRDASFGDALFPGENQLYRDLYDQKLAKSLTDGPGLGLAKTIARQLGGTQAAPTLDTRLDPSAPLSPAHAAPDEHSLLPETLGARTLDLIAGRTPAPDETASPASPMDGFIDRLLALVQPAVDAAGAAATALVPGAAALDSAARAAADRLGTRTPEGFVASIWSHAQSAARELGVDARALVAQAALETGWGRRMIRQDDGGTAHNLFGIKATGWQGERVTATTHEYRNGVRRDERAQFRAYASPAESFADYVRLLKQNPRYRQALESGGDVRRFASALQQAGYATDPRYADKISAIANGPTLGRALSTIAEVAREADDAVHPFRFAGADAPGQAFSRR, encoded by the coding sequence ATGCGCATCGCCCCAACCCCCATCGCGCTTGCGCCCGGCCAGCGGCCCGACGCCGGCCGCATCGACGAGGCCGCACGCCAGTTCGAAGGCGTGTTCGCGCAGATGCTGATCAAGAGCATGCGCGATGCGAGCTTCGGCGATGCGCTGTTCCCCGGCGAGAATCAGCTTTACCGCGACCTCTACGACCAGAAGCTCGCCAAGTCGCTGACCGACGGGCCGGGACTGGGCTTGGCCAAGACCATCGCGCGGCAACTGGGCGGCACGCAGGCCGCGCCGACGCTCGACACGCGGCTGGACCCGAGCGCGCCGCTGTCGCCTGCGCACGCCGCCCCTGATGAGCACTCCCTGCTGCCCGAGACGCTAGGTGCGCGCACGCTCGACCTGATCGCCGGGCGCACGCCCGCGCCCGACGAGACCGCGAGCCCGGCCTCGCCAATGGACGGCTTCATCGATCGGCTGCTGGCGCTTGTGCAGCCCGCGGTCGACGCCGCAGGCGCGGCCGCCACCGCGTTGGTGCCGGGTGCGGCTGCGCTGGACAGCGCCGCGCGCGCGGCTGCCGACCGGCTCGGCACGCGCACGCCCGAAGGCTTCGTCGCCTCGATCTGGTCCCACGCGCAGAGCGCGGCGCGCGAACTCGGCGTCGATGCCCGGGCGCTGGTGGCCCAGGCCGCGCTCGAGACCGGCTGGGGGCGGCGCATGATCCGCCAGGACGATGGCGGGACCGCGCACAACCTGTTCGGCATCAAGGCCACCGGCTGGCAGGGCGAACGCGTCACCGCGACCACCCACGAGTACCGCAACGGCGTACGCCGCGACGAGCGCGCGCAGTTCCGCGCCTATGCCTCGCCGGCCGAGAGCTTCGCCGACTACGTGCGACTGCTCAAACAGAACCCGCGCTATCGCCAGGCGCTCGAGTCGGGCGGCGACGTGCGCCGCTTCGCCAGCGCGTTGCAGCAGGCCGGCTATGCCACCGATCCGCGCTACGCCGACAAGATCAGCGCAATCGCCAACGGCCCCACACTGGGTCGTGCCCTGTCGACGATCGCCGAGGTCGCACGCGAGGCCGACGACGCCGTGCACCCGTTCCGCTTCGCCGGCGCCGACGCGCCCGGCCAGGCATTTTCCCGCCGCTAG
- a CDS encoding flagellar basal body P-ring protein FlgI, which produces MRPARFRPFLVVALALCACLPAWAQERIKDLATVGGVRGNALVGYGLVVGLDGSGDRTSQAPFTVQSLRNMLNELGVTVPSNVNPQLKNVAAVAIHAELPPFAKPGQTIDITVSSIANAVSLRGGTLLMAPLKGADGQVYAIAQGSLVVGGFGAQGRDGSRVSVNIPSVGRIPNGAMVERGVATGDLGDSGELTLNLNRADFSTVANMVAALDARFGPGTARAVDGVTVAVRAPYDPAARIGFLAQVENVQLAAGSAPAKVIVNARTGTVVIGAQVKVLPAAIAHGSLSVTITESVDVSQPEAFGRGSTVVAPRSDIEIGQDGSRMFKFAGGTSLDEIVRAVNAVGAAPGDLIAILEALKQAGALRAELEVI; this is translated from the coding sequence ATGCGCCCTGCCCGCTTCCGCCCGTTCCTCGTCGTCGCGCTCGCGTTGTGCGCGTGCCTGCCTGCCTGGGCGCAGGAGCGCATCAAGGACCTGGCCACCGTCGGCGGCGTGCGCGGCAACGCACTGGTCGGCTACGGCCTGGTGGTTGGCCTGGATGGCAGCGGCGACCGCACCAGCCAGGCGCCCTTTACCGTGCAGAGCCTGCGCAACATGCTCAACGAGCTCGGCGTGACCGTGCCGTCGAACGTCAATCCGCAGCTCAAGAACGTGGCCGCAGTCGCGATCCACGCCGAGCTGCCGCCGTTCGCCAAACCCGGCCAGACGATCGACATCACCGTCTCGTCGATCGCCAACGCGGTTTCGCTGCGCGGCGGCACATTGCTGATGGCGCCGCTCAAGGGCGCCGATGGCCAGGTCTACGCGATCGCCCAGGGCAGCCTGGTCGTCGGCGGCTTCGGCGCGCAGGGCCGCGACGGGTCGCGCGTGTCGGTCAACATCCCGAGCGTGGGCCGCATCCCGAACGGCGCGATGGTCGAGCGCGGGGTCGCAACCGGGGATCTGGGCGACAGCGGCGAATTGACGCTCAACCTCAACCGCGCCGATTTCAGCACCGTCGCCAACATGGTCGCCGCGCTCGACGCACGTTTCGGTCCGGGCACGGCGCGCGCAGTCGACGGTGTGACCGTCGCGGTGCGTGCACCGTACGACCCGGCGGCGCGGATCGGCTTTCTCGCGCAGGTCGAGAACGTGCAGCTGGCCGCCGGTTCGGCACCGGCGAAGGTCATCGTCAACGCGCGCACCGGCACGGTGGTCATCGGCGCGCAGGTCAAGGTGCTGCCGGCGGCGATCGCGCACGGTTCGCTGAGCGTGACCATCACCGAGAGCGTGGACGTCAGCCAGCCCGAGGCCTTCGGCCGCGGCAGCACGGTTGTGGCGCCACGGTCGGACATCGAAATCGGCCAGGACGGCAGCCGCATGTTCAAGTTCGCCGGCGGCACCTCGCTCGATGAGATCGTCCGCGCGGTCAATGCGGTCGGCGCCGCGCCCGGCGACCTGATCGCGATCCTCGAGGCGCTCAAGCAGGCTGGTGCGCTGCGCGCGGAGCTGGAGGTGATCTGA
- the flgH gene encoding flagellar basal body L-ring protein FlgH yields MPVRPHPASRALAPLLLTALLGGCVAAGDVRPYPPLAPIQPVVAAPAYATQGAIYQTGGGGLSLFADKRAREVGDLITIQLVESTIAQTNAATQVGKESSVAIAPPNLFGAPVTIGGREVLGASASGKRDFDGNGRSTQSNRLQGSITVTVVQRLPNGNLVVEGSKELRLNQGNELVQVQGIVRPADIAPDNSVPSGRVADARIVYGGRGALAQSNAMGWLGRFFNSRLSPY; encoded by the coding sequence ATGCCCGTCCGTCCGCATCCGGCGTCGCGCGCGCTCGCGCCGCTCCTCCTGACCGCGCTGCTCGGCGGCTGCGTGGCGGCCGGGGACGTCCGTCCCTACCCGCCGCTGGCGCCGATCCAGCCGGTCGTCGCAGCACCGGCATACGCGACCCAGGGCGCGATCTACCAGACCGGCGGCGGTGGGCTGTCGCTGTTCGCCGACAAGCGCGCGCGCGAGGTCGGCGACCTGATCACGATCCAACTGGTCGAAAGCACCATCGCGCAGACCAACGCCGCGACCCAGGTCGGCAAGGAAAGCAGTGTCGCGATCGCGCCGCCGAATCTGTTCGGCGCCCCGGTCACGATCGGTGGGCGCGAGGTGCTCGGCGCCAGCGCCAGCGGCAAGCGCGATTTCGACGGCAACGGCCGCAGCACACAGAGCAATCGCCTGCAGGGCAGCATCACCGTCACCGTGGTGCAGCGCCTGCCCAATGGCAATCTCGTGGTCGAAGGCAGCAAGGAGTTGCGCCTGAACCAGGGCAACGAACTGGTGCAGGTCCAGGGCATCGTGCGCCCGGCCGATATCGCCCCCGACAACAGTGTGCCTTCGGGCCGCGTCGCCGACGCACGGATCGTCTACGGCGGCCGCGGCGCGCTCGCCCAATCCAACGCGATGGGCTGGCTCGGCCGGTTCTTCAATTCGCGGCTGTCTCCCTACTGA
- the flgG gene encoding flagellar basal-body rod protein FlgG — protein MNQALWVAKTGLDAQQTRMSVVSNNLANTNTTGFKRDRANFEDLLYQQVRQPGGASSAQTQLPTGLQLGTGVRVVSTAKDFQQGNPQQTGRALDVMVNGRGFFEVLLPDGTSAYTRDGSFKISPQGELVTNSGFAVQPGIQIPEGAQAMTIGQDGTITVQMAGEGQALEIGALTITDFINPAGLQARGENLYLETTASGPAQNGTPGLNGLGLIEQGALEGSNVNVVEELVSMIETQRAYEMNAKAISTTDSMLGYLNNNV, from the coding sequence ATGAACCAGGCACTGTGGGTGGCGAAGACCGGGCTGGATGCGCAGCAGACGCGCATGTCGGTGGTCTCCAACAATCTCGCCAATACCAACACCACCGGCTTCAAGCGCGACCGCGCCAATTTCGAGGACCTGCTGTACCAACAGGTGCGCCAGCCTGGCGGTGCCAGCTCGGCGCAGACGCAGTTGCCGACCGGGCTGCAGCTGGGGACCGGGGTGCGCGTGGTGTCGACGGCCAAGGATTTCCAGCAGGGCAATCCGCAGCAGACCGGCCGCGCGCTCGATGTGATGGTCAACGGCCGCGGGTTCTTCGAGGTGCTGCTGCCCGACGGCACGTCCGCCTACACCCGCGACGGCAGCTTCAAGATCAGTCCGCAGGGCGAACTGGTGACCAACAGCGGTTTCGCAGTGCAGCCGGGCATCCAGATTCCCGAGGGTGCACAGGCGATGACCATCGGCCAGGACGGCACGATCACCGTGCAGATGGCCGGCGAGGGCCAGGCGCTGGAGATCGGCGCGCTCACGATCACCGACTTCATCAACCCCGCGGGCCTGCAGGCCCGCGGCGAGAACCTGTACCTGGAAACGACCGCATCGGGCCCTGCGCAGAACGGCACGCCGGGCCTCAACGGCCTGGGTCTGATCGAACAGGGCGCGCTGGAAGGCAGCAACGTCAATGTGGTCGAAGAGCTGGTCAGCATGATCGAGACCCAGCGGGCGTACGAGATGAACGCCAAGGCGATCTCGACCACCGATTCGATGCTCGGCTATCTGAACAACAACGTCTGA